Proteins encoded in a region of the Gammaproteobacteria bacterium genome:
- the fliQ gene encoding flagellar biosynthesis protein FliQ: MDQDVVIEIGQDALFLIVALAGPLLLSALAVGLLVGVLQAATQIQEQTLSFIPKLLALVLALVVLGPWLLNYWVVFTESLFFRIPELIG; this comes from the coding sequence ATGGATCAGGATGTTGTAATCGAAATAGGTCAGGACGCACTTTTTCTTATTGTTGCGCTGGCCGGTCCCTTGTTGTTGTCGGCATTGGCAGTCGGGCTGCTGGTGGGAGTGCTACAGGCGGCTACCCAGATTCAGGAGCAGACCTTGAGTTTCATTCCCAAGCTGCTGGCCCTGGTGCTGGCTCTGGTGGTGCTGGGGCCCTGGCTGCTCAACTACTGGGTGGTCTTTACTGAATCGCTGTTCTTCCGCATTCCCGAGCTGATCGGGTAG
- the fliR gene encoding flagellar biosynthetic protein FliR: MELSLDDMTALVGDFFWPFLRISALFAAAPVFSARTVPVRVRIILAVFITLLIRPSLPYLELVEPLSARGLLLILQQLSIGIVMGLILQIVMGALVMAGQAIATTMGLGFASSVDPQNGVQVTMLGQLYLIIGTLYLLAVDGHLLLIDVLVQSFVYIPVGSPFNALEVFGDIALFASELFVAALLIALPVIVGVLLVNLAFGVVTRAAPQLNIFAVGFPVTMLAGFILILFSLPVLFPTLGSFFTVGFNFMRTLVN, from the coding sequence ATGGAACTATCACTGGATGACATGACAGCACTGGTTGGAGATTTCTTCTGGCCGTTTCTGCGCATCAGTGCCCTGTTTGCCGCAGCACCGGTGTTTTCCGCCCGCACCGTGCCTGTGCGGGTGAGAATTATCCTGGCGGTGTTCATTACCCTGCTTATACGGCCTAGCCTGCCCTACCTGGAGTTGGTTGAGCCCCTGTCTGCCAGGGGGCTGCTGCTCATTCTCCAGCAACTGAGCATCGGTATTGTCATGGGGCTGATCCTGCAGATTGTCATGGGTGCTCTGGTCATGGCCGGTCAGGCGATAGCCACGACAATGGGGCTTGGTTTTGCCTCATCTGTTGATCCTCAGAACGGCGTGCAGGTGACCATGCTGGGCCAGTTGTATCTCATTATCGGGACGCTTTACCTGTTGGCGGTGGACGGCCATCTGTTGCTGATCGATGTGCTGGTCCAGAGCTTTGTCTACATCCCGGTCGGTTCCCCGTTCAATGCGCTGGAGGTGTTTGGTGATATCGCCCTGTTCGCTTCGGAGCTTTTTGTGGCGGCCTTACTGATTGCCCTGCCGGTCATTGTCGGTGTTCTGCTGGTAAACCTGGCTTTTGGTGTCGTGACCCGCGCGGCGCCGCAACTGAATATCTTCGCAGTGGGTTTCCCGGTCACCATGCTGGCAGGTTTCATTCTGATTCTTTTCAGCCTGCCGGTGCTGTTCCCCACGCTGGGGAGCTTTTTTACTGTTGGATTCAACTTCATGCGCACCCTGGTGAACTAA
- the flhB gene encoding flagellar biosynthesis protein FlhB — protein sequence MAEAQAQEKTEQATPKRIRDARDKGQVPRSRELNTVLSLMMAGVGMLFFGQQIITDLNQILAENLRFDRDAAFSEALVLTRLGETVLAALTMLAPLFALLIAVAVLSPLSMGGWVFNFALAAPKLERISPLKGLGKLFSVRSLMELFKAIGKFLLVATTSCFVLYLVLDQIVGLSLLPLPEAMNTAGALAVWCLLGFSAVLILVAAVDVPFQLWQHQRQLRMTRQEVRDELKQTEGRPEVKATIREKQQQFARQRMMAEVPDADVVITNPTHFAVALKYDQAGAGAPIVVAKGQNLIAARIRELAQQNGVVLFSAPPLARALYFSTDLNQEIPRNLFLAVAQVMAYVFQLRQVPKRGGSRPKPPRDLPVPEEYSDLIVPEAD from the coding sequence ATGGCAGAAGCGCAGGCTCAGGAAAAGACCGAACAGGCGACCCCGAAACGGATCCGGGACGCCCGGGACAAGGGGCAGGTTCCCCGCTCCAGAGAGCTGAATACCGTGTTGTCGCTGATGATGGCCGGTGTTGGCATGTTGTTTTTCGGGCAGCAGATCATCACGGATCTCAATCAGATTCTGGCCGAAAATCTGCGCTTCGACCGCGACGCCGCTTTCTCTGAAGCGCTGGTTCTGACCCGCCTGGGAGAGACGGTGCTTGCCGCACTGACCATGCTGGCACCGCTTTTTGCCCTGCTGATTGCCGTGGCTGTTCTCAGCCCCCTGTCGATGGGCGGCTGGGTATTCAACTTCGCACTGGCGGCTCCCAAGCTGGAGCGAATCAGCCCGTTGAAGGGATTGGGCAAGCTGTTTTCGGTTCGCTCACTCATGGAACTGTTCAAGGCGATCGGAAAATTCCTGCTGGTGGCGACCACCAGCTGTTTCGTGCTTTACCTGGTTCTGGATCAGATAGTGGGCCTTTCACTGCTGCCGCTGCCGGAAGCCATGAACACGGCAGGAGCACTGGCTGTCTGGTGCCTGCTGGGGTTCAGTGCCGTGCTTATTCTGGTGGCCGCTGTGGATGTACCCTTTCAACTCTGGCAACACCAGCGCCAGCTGCGTATGACCCGCCAGGAAGTCAGGGATGAGCTGAAGCAAACGGAAGGACGGCCGGAAGTTAAAGCGACAATCAGGGAGAAGCAGCAACAGTTTGCCCGACAGCGGATGATGGCTGAAGTGCCCGACGCGGATGTGGTCATCACCAACCCGACTCACTTTGCTGTTGCCCTCAAATACGACCAGGCCGGTGCTGGCGCGCCGATAGTTGTGGCCAAAGGGCAGAACCTGATTGCTGCGCGCATAAGGGAGTTAGCGCAGCAGAACGGTGTCGTCCTGTTCTCTGCGCCGCCACTGGCCCGGGCGCTGTATTTTTCCACTGACCTGAACCAGGAGATTCCACGCAACCTGTTCCTGGCGGTAGCACAGGTAATGGCCTACGTGTTTCAACTGCGGCAGGTGCCCAAGCGCGGAGGCAGCAGGCCGAAGCCACCCAGGGACCTGCCGGTGCCTGAAGAATACTCTGATCTGATCGTCCCGGAGGCTGACTGA